A window of the Cucurbita pepo subsp. pepo cultivar mu-cu-16 chromosome LG01, ASM280686v2, whole genome shotgun sequence genome harbors these coding sequences:
- the LOC111807538 gene encoding F-box protein At2g39490-like yields the protein MEKDLISNLPDEILYRIASFLPIESVLQTTFLSTRWRNLWNQISVQNGVLEDLANSASKFLHFNGFPPLNHLRRFQYQFSNGRALFISVLANERLHLQFSSEKQEFPAQFIWNLSLNYDHHPSHSTFFVKTLCLKSITHLTTDAISTFVSSIRSIQTLKLIECKGLQSFSVTSGSNLQSLTILDCLELEFLHIGCSKLRSFRYRGRFPHIQLDRHFNMEDVMLDCRQGPGYMYKSNEFDPFLLAVKNVRTLTLCKWIFEALIFPCLSWNFKFYKLKELWWIDDSKGNFNANALMAFLKLCPALERLFVTFDPESYCVLSSKSFSKNTDGDGRVGQLKVVILKGFLALEEQVKVGELDGNFLQVACFQVNSKGEGNMDYIRKPFPKHSHMDTWE from the exons ATGGAAAAGGATCTGATAAGCAATTTGCCTGATGAAATTCTTTACAGAATTGCATCGTTTTTGCCCATTGAATCAGTTCTTCAAACAACATTCCTTTCGACAAGATGGAGGAATCTCTGGAATCAAATTTCAGTTCAAAATGGAGTTCTTGAAGATCTTGCAAATTCAGCTTCAAAATTCCTTCATTTCAATGGCTTTCCGCCATTGAATCATCTCAGAAGGTTTCAATATCAGTTCAGCAATGGCAGAGCTCTGTTCATCTCTGTTTTAGCCAATGAAAGACTTCACTTACAATTCTCTTctgaaaaacaagaattccCAGCTCAGTTCATCTGGAATTTGAGTTTAAATTATGATCACCACCCTTCTCATTCAACTTTCTTTGTCAAAACACTCTGTCTCAAATCAATAACCCACCTTACAACCGACGCGATTTCGACGTTCGTTTCGAGTATCCGTTCGATTCAAACGTTGAAGCTCATTGAATGTAAAGGGCTGCAATCATTTTCAGTCACTTCTGGTTCAAATCTGCAAAGCTTGACCATTTTAGACTGTCTGGAGTTGGAGTTTCTTCATATTGGATGCTCGAAACTCCGGTCGTTTCGATATCGAGGACGGTTTCCTCACATTCAGCTCGATCGTCATTTTAACATGGAAGATGTTATGCTTGATTGCAGACAAGGTCCTGGATATATGTATAAGAGTAATGAGTTTGATCCATTTTTGTTGGCAGTAAAGAATGTTAGAACACTCACTCTTTGTAAATGGATTTTTGAG GCTTTGATCTTTCCTTGTCTTTCTTggaacttcaaattttataagcTCAAGGAGTTGTGGTGGATTGATGATTCAAAAGGGAACTTCAATGCCAATGCATTGATGGCTTTTCTCAAATTGTGTCCTGCGTTAGAGCGTCTCTTCGTTACG TTTGACCCTGAAAGTTACTGTGTTTTGAGCTCGAAATCGTTTTCGAAGAACACGGACGGGGACGGTCGAGTCGGGCAGCTCAAAGTTGTGATCTTGAAGGGATTTCTGGCATTAGAAGAGCAAGTGAAGGTGGGTGAGTTGGATGGAAATTTCTTGCAAGTTGCTTGCTTTCAGGTGAATTCAAAAGGTGAGGGAAACATGGACTATATCAGAAAACCATTTCCTAAACATTCTCATATGGACACTTGGGAGTAA
- the LOC111811511 gene encoding uncharacterized protein LOC111811511: protein MAVNAERRRETLASSEERSRGTSLCPEQAETKTMTEMKTEHAETIPVIYYLTRNGQLEHPHLLEVPLSSSRGLFLRDVIKRLDIFRGEYFSRMYSWSSKRRYKSGYVWQDLSDDDLIHPSQGREYILKGSEVRLLEASSSFRSCESSSSFSESKFSSETNNSSTDSNFAVAVKRNNQSWNSLEDLCRNVVYKAKISGEGGTNVATQTGERRRKCTDGGEEVSNSGVARTESLRSVDCEGAADLRDQTAGKSNRWKTSTVLMQLMKCNF, encoded by the exons ATGGCGGTCAATGCggaaaggagaagagagaCATTGGCGTCAAGTGAAGAGCGGAGCAGAGGAACGAGTCTCTGTCCTGAACAAGCCGAAACCAAAACCATGACAGAGATGAAAACAGAGCATGCAGAAACCATACCTGTAATATACTACCTCACACGCAATGGCCAGCTCGAGCATCCTCATTTGCTGGAggttcctctttcttcttcccgCGGACTCTTTCTCAGAG ATGTGATCAAAAGACTCGATATATTTCGAGGAGAATACTTTTCCAGAATGTACTCGTGGTCTTCGAAGCG GCGGTACAAAAGCGGATACGTATGGCAAGACCTATCAGACGACGATCTGATACATCCATCTCAAGGTCGAGAGTACATTCTCAAAGGATCGGAAGTGCGCTTGCTAGAGGCGTCTTCGAGTTTCCGATCTTGcgaatcatcatcatcgttTTCGGAGTCGAAATTTTCATCAGAGACGAACAATTCGAGCACGGATTCGAATTTTGCCGTCGCGGTGAAGAGAAACAACCAGTCTTGGAATTCGCTGGAAGATCTTTGCAGAAACGTAGTGTACAAGGCGAAAATTTCCGGCGAAGGCGGCACGAACGTGGCGACGCAGACCGGCGAGAGGCGGCGTAAATGCACGGACGGCGGAGAGGAAGTTTCTAACTCTGGAGTTGCAAGAACGGAGAGCTTGAGGTCTGTGGATTGTGAAGGAGCGGCGGATTTGAGGGATCAGACGGCTGGGAAGAGCAATAGGTGGAAGACATCAACGGTTCTGATGCAGTTGATGAAGtgtaacttttaa
- the LOC111790991 gene encoding protein ALP1-like, which produces MGPIRGFKRKKKKVDQNVLVPSSLTSQPQPLDWWDEFSQRISGPLSESKNTNFESVFKISRKTFSYISSLVKEAMMAKTSNFTDLNGKPLSINDQVAVALRRLSSGESLSNIGDSFGMNQSSVSQITWRFVEAMEEKGLHHLSWPSTEEGMDEIKSKFKKIKGLPNCCGVIETTHIMMTLPTTESAHGVWLDREKNCSMLLQVIVDPEMRFCDIITGWPGSLSDALVLQSSGFFKLSQDGERLNGKKMKLSESSEVGEYIIGDSGFPLLPWLLTPYQGKGLSDYQTEFNKRHFATRLVAQRALTRLKEMWKIIKGVMWKPDKHRLPRIVLVCCLLHNIVIDMEDEVQDEMPLSHHHDPSYRQQSCEFVDNTASMAREKLSMYLLGKLPP; this is translated from the exons ATGGGACCCATTAGAGGGttcaagaggaagaagaagaaggttgaCCAAAATGTCTTGGTTCCTTCTTCACTAACCTCTCAGCCCCAGCCCTTGGATTGGTGGGATGAGTTCTCTCAGAGGATTTCTG GACCATTATCTGAGTCAAAGAACACAAATTTTGAGTCagtattcaaaatttcaagaaagaCATTCAGCTATATCAGTTCTCTTGTGAAAGAAGCAATGATGgccaaaacttcaaattttactgACTTAAACGGGAAGCCTTTGTCTATAAATGACCAAGTCGCGGTTGCTCTTAGGCGGCTTAGCTCTGGAGAATCGTTATCGAATATCGGCGATTCATTTGGAATGAATCAATCATCAGTTTCCCAAATAACTTGGCGTTTCGTGGAGGCGATGGAAGAGAAAGGACTCCATCATCTTTCGTGGCCTTCAACCGAAGAAGGTATGGATGAGATAAAGTCGaagtttaagaaaatcaaagggCTTCCTAATTGTTGCGGTGTAATCGAAACGACGCACATTATGATGACTTTGCCAACGACAGAATCTGCACACGGCGTGTGGCTGGATCGTGAGAAAAACTGTAGCATGCTGTTGCAAGTGATTGTAGATCCAGAAATGAGATTCTGTGATATCATCACAGGTTGGCCAGGAAGTTTGAGCGACGCTCTTGTGCTCCAAAGCTCGGGATTTTTCAAACTTTCCCAAGATGGGGAACGGTTAAacgggaagaagatgaagctGTCAGAAAGCTCAGAAGTAGGAGAATACATTATAGGAGACTCTGGCTTCCCCCTCTTGCCATGGCTACTAACTCCGTATCAAGGGAAAGGGCTTTCGGATTATCAAACCGAGTTCAATAAGCGACATTTCGCCACGAGATTGGTGGCTCAAAGGGCATTGACAAGGTTGAAAGAGATGTGGAAGATCATTAAAGGGGTAATGTGGAAGCCTGACAAGCATAGGCTACCAAGGATTGTTCTTGTTTGCTGCTTACTTCACAATATCGTGATCGATATGGAGGACGAGGTGCAAGACGAAATGCCGTTGTCCCATCATCACGATCCGAGTTACCGACAGCAAAGTTGTGAATTCGTCGACAATACCGCTTCCATGGCAAGGGAGAAGCTCTCCATGTACTTATTGGGAAAGTTACCGCCCTAA
- the LOC111806807 gene encoding 60S ribosomal protein L23a-like has protein sequence MAPKADSSKKADPKAQALKAAKAVKAGPTFKPKAKKIRTSVTFHRPKTLKKDRNPKYPRISATPRNKLDQYQILKYPLTTESAMKKIEDNNTLVFIVDIRANKKKIKDAVKKMYDIQTKKVNTLIRPDGTKKAYVRLTPDYDALDVANKIGII, from the exons ATGGCACCTAAAG CTGACAGCAGCAAAAAGGCTGATCCTAAGGCGCAAGCCTTGAAGGCTGCCAAGGCAGTTAAGGCTGGTCCAACTTTCAAGCCGAAGGCTAAGAAGATCAGAACATCAGTTACATTCCATAGGCCAAAGACATTGAAGAAAGACAGGAATCCTAAATATCCCAGAATCAGTGCAACTCCAAGGAACAAGTTGGACCAATATCAAATTCTTAAATATCCACTGACCACCGAGTCAGCAATGAAGAAGATCGAGGATAATAACACCCTTGTTTTCATTGTTGACATTCGtgcaaacaagaaaaagatcaAGGATGCCGTGAAGAAGATGTATGATATTCAGACCAAGAAAGTGAACACTTTAATCAG ACCCGATGGAACGAAGAAGGCATACGTTAGGTTAACTCCGGATTATGATGCGTTAGATGTGGCGAACAAGATTGGTATCATCTAA
- the LOC111780924 gene encoding protein gar2: MVLSNKKLKQKFREKLAESLISSIAGKVSNGDVSGEPESDSRPQSLKELLGGTGRHGTRLSKREKRRESVISAASDGKNDEEKKEGENQRLGERKREKKRKRDEEVKEKSAVDGLEEDDEKAKKLKLKKNKMNKKKKKKQKKQKKQKINEKAKNGEEEKEKQGGEDGNEVLGQVEETHDNIGSQVNENVATKVYVGGIPYYSTEDDICSFFESCGTITEVDCMMFPESGKFRGIAILSFKTEAAAKRALAMDGADMGGLFLKVQPYKGTRSNKAVDFSPGIVEGYNRIYLGNLSWDVTEDDLKKLFANCQIASIRFGMDKETGEFRGYAHVDFSDSVSLKTALKLDQETIHGRPVKIRCAVPKQGTARGGGAAAPPPPPAFTAAAAPPQPPPPAPTLAVAETLPKPVPEMTVADSGLSTVSGKIRRRTCYECGEKGHLSSNCPTKQVADSVAS; the protein is encoded by the exons ATGGTTTTGTCGAACAAAAAGTTGAAGcagaaatttagagaaaagtTAGCCGAATCGTTGATTTCATCAATCGCCGGGAAAGTCTCTAACGGTGATGTTTCCGGTGAACCGGAGTCGGATTCTCGGCCACAGTCTCTCAAAGAGCTTTTAGGGGGCACTGGTCGCCATGGAACCAGATTGTCCAAGCGAGAGAAACGTAGAGAATCGGTTATTTCAGCAGCTTCGGATGGGAAGAACGAtgaggagaagaaggaaggtGAGAATCAGAGAttgggagagaggaagagagagaaaaagaggaagagagacgaagaggtgaaggagaagagTGCGGTTGATGGGTTGGAAGAGGATGATGAGAAGGCcaagaagttgaagttgaagaagaataagatgaataagaagaagaagaagaagcagaagaagcagaagaagcagaagattAACGAGAAGGCAAAAAATGGTGAGGAGGAAAAGGAGAAGCAGGGAGGTGAAGATGGGAATGAAGTGTTAGGGCAAGTTGAAGAAACTCATGATAATATAGGCAG TCAGGTAAATGAAAATGTGGCTACAAAAGTGTATGTTGGAGGCATTCCATATTATTCAACCGAGGACGATATCTGTAGCTTTTTCGAAAGCTGTGGCACTATTACCGAAGTTGATTGTATGATGTTTCCAGAGAGTGGGAAGTTCAGAGGCATTGCAATATTAAGTTTCAAG ACAGAAGCTGCAGCTAAACGAGCACTAGCCATGGATGGAGCTGACAT GGGCGGACTATTTCTTAAAGTACAGCCCTACAAGGGAACTCGATCGAATAAAGCAGTTGATTTTTCTCCTGGGATTGTGGAAGGTTACAACAGAATCTATCTCGGCAATCTATCATGGGATGTAACTGAGGATGATCTGAAGAAACTCTTCGCGAACTGTCAAATTGCGTCGATACGTTTTGGCATGGACAAGGAAACAGGGGAGTTTCGTGGCTATGCTCATGTTGATTTTTCTGATAGCGTTTCATTAAAAACGGCTTTGAAGTTAGATCAGGAGACAATTCATGGCAGACCCGTCAAGATACGATGTGCAGTTCCGAAGCAAGGAACAgcaagaggaggaggagcagcagcaccaccaccaccaccggcatttacagcagcagcagcaccaCCACAACCACCACCTCCAGCACCAACACTGGCAGTGGCAGAAACACTTCCAAAACCTGTCCCTGAAATGACGGTAGCTGATAGTGGATTAAGCACTGTAAGTGGTAAGATTAGAAGAAGAACATGCTATGAATGTGGTGAAAAAGGCCATCTTTCTTCCAATTGTCCAACAAAACAGGTTGCAGATTCAGTTGCAAGTTGA